One Catharus ustulatus isolate bCatUst1 chromosome 2, bCatUst1.pri.v2, whole genome shotgun sequence genomic window carries:
- the RRP8 gene encoding LOW QUALITY PROTEIN: ribosomal RNA-processing protein 8 (The sequence of the model RefSeq protein was modified relative to this genomic sequence to represent the inferred CDS: deleted 2 bases in 1 codon): protein MQRSRCPAAPRRARAGRAPRERGGCPGPAGTARRRGRPRKRKKAGGSRAKAGELPAGPDELRDVGQRTDTDGPAEAAEESGKPAGLSRRQRRNRQKRQRQQEPPAGSGGERGSGPGPPEAPPEPRSGRSAALRARMEERLLGARFRYLNQQLYTGSSQDAARLFRTDPAAFHLYHRGFERQVRRWPERPVQRIVRYLRRRPASLVVADFGCGDCTLAASVKNQVHCFDLVPLSPRVTVCDMAKVPLAAESVDVAVFCLALMGTNLQEILGEANRVLKLGGTLMVAEVASRFEDTRAFLKAMTQLGFKTVSKDFSSSYFYLLEFTKTGPGRPGPAPGLRLLPCLYKRR from the exons ATGCAGCGGAGCCGCTGCCCCGCGGCGCCCCGGAGGGCCCGGGCCGGCCG GGCCCCCCGGGAAAGAGGCGGCTGCCCGGGACCGGCCGGGACGGCGAGGCGGCGCGGA CGGCCCCGGAAGCGGAAGAAAGCCGGCGGTTCGCGGGCcaaggcgggggagctcccgGCCGGTCCCGACGAGCTCCGGGATGTTGGGCAGCGGACGGACACAG ACGGCCCGGCCGAGGCGGCGGAGGAGTCCGGGAAGCCGGCGGGGCTGAGCCGTAGGCAGCGGCGGAACCGGCAGaagcggcagcggcagcaggagcCGCCGGCGGGGtcgggcggggagcggggctcAGGGCCGGGCCCCCCGGAGGCTCCCCCGGAGCCCCGCTCGGGCCGCTCGGCCGCGCTCCGTGCACGGATGGAGGAGCGGCTGCTCGGCGCCCGGTTCCGCTACCTGAACCAGCAGCTCTACACCGGCAGCAGCCAGGACGCGGCGCGGCTCTTCCGCACCGACCCTGCCGCTTTCCACCTGTACCACCGCGGCTTCGAGCGGCAGGTGCGGCGCTGGCCCGAGCGCCCCGTGCAGCGCATCGTGCGCTACCTGCGCCGCCG gccaGCGTCGCTAGTGGTGGCGGATTTCGGGTGCGGGGACTGCACGCTGGCCGCCAGTGTCAAGAACCAGGTGCACTGCTTCGACCTGGTGCCGCTGTCCCCGCGGGTCACCGTCTGTGACATGGCCAAG GTGCCACTGGCAGCTGAGTCGGTGGACGTGGCTGTGTTCTGCCTGGCGCTGATGGGCACCAACCTGCAGGAGATCCTAGGGGAGGCCAACCGTGTGCTCAAGCTCGG GGGGACCCTGATGGTGGCCGAGGTAGCCAGCCGCTTTGAGGACACTCGTGCCTTCCTGAAGGCCATGACGCAGCTGGGCTTCAAGACTGTCTCcaag GACTTCTCCAGCTCCTACTTCTACCTGTTGGAGTTCACCAAGACGGGCCCGGGCCGGCCGGGCCCCGCTCCCGGGCTGCGCCTGCTGCCGTGTCTGTACAAGCGGCGGTGA